Part of the Streptomyces sp. NBC_01460 genome, CCGGACCACGGACCCCGGCCGGGCGAACAGTCCGGCGGCGCCCCGGGCTCCCGCGTACTCGAGTCCGCAGCCCTCGCAGCGCACGGACATGCTCATCTCGGACTCCTGCGTGGCCACCCGGAGTTCGTCGAAGAGCCGGAGGAGGTTCGGATACGTCCGCCGGTTGTGCACGATGAACCCCGAGTCGACGCGGTGCGTCCGGCCGTCCGACGAGGTCAGGTCGTGGGTGTGCGCGTGCCCCCCGACGCGTTCGTCCGCCTCGACGAGCGTCACGTCGTGCGCCTTCCCCAGGACGTGTGCGGCGGTGAGTCCCGCCACCCCGCTGCCCACTACGGCTGTGCGCCGCCGCTCCCCAGTCATTCGGGTTCCTTCCGGTGTTGCATGCCTGGCCGGGGCTCCACTGGAGTGCCCCTCAGAGGTCATTCGAGGCAGCGGGCTCCACGGATTGGCCGATGATCGGACTTCCTTCGATCGAGTGAACGACCAATCCGCCGACCGGTCGGCGCCGAACTCCCGGTGTGACAGCAGACCGATACGTTTCGCAGAAGCAAGGGGCCTCAGGGGCCCGGCGCTCCCGCTGGGCGCGTGCCGCATCCGCCGCGCTCAGCGGTCTGATCGCCGGGTTCACCGCCCTGTGCGTCGCCGAACTGGTCGCCGCTGCCGTGCGTCCCGAGGCGGGTCCGGTCACGGCCGTGGGCGGGGCGGTCATCGACCGCACTCCCCCGGCCGTCAAGGACTTCGCCGTACGGAACTTCGGCACCGACGACAAGCTGGTGCTGCAGCTCGGGATCCTCGTCCTCCTGGCGCTCTTCGCCATGGCGGTAGGGGTTCTGGCGCTGCGGCACCGGCGGACCGGCGCTGCGGCCGTACTGGTCTTCGGTGTGGTCGGGGCGGTCGCGGCGACCGGGCGGCCGGAAGGCCGTCCGGTCGACGCACTGCCCTCGGTCGTGGGCGCGCTGGTGGCCGCAGGAGTGCTGTATCTCCTGACCGGACGGCTGGCCCCGGTCCCCGTCCCGTCTCCCGCGGCTGGGGAGACGGGAGGCGGCGGGGTACAGGGCGCCTTCGACCGCCGCGGATTCGTCATCGCGGCGACCACGGCGGCGGCGGCCTCGGCCGGCGCGGGACTCGTGGGGCGACGGCTCCAGGCGTCCCAGCTGGCCGGGGTCTCCGCCGCGCGCGGTGACATCGTGCTCCCGTCCCCGGCCTCGGGCGCCCCCGCGATACCGGGCGGTGCGGATCTGGGCATCCGGGGTCTGAGCTCCTTCACCACCCCGAACAAGGACTTCTACCGGGTGGACACCGCTCTGGTGGTTCCGCGCGTCGACGCCGACCGGTGGCGGCTGCGGATCCACGGCACGGGGGTGGCGCGACCCGTCACCCTCGGCTTCCAGGACCTCCTGGGGCGCGAGCTCGTGGAGCGCGACATCACGTTGACCTGCGTGTCCAACCAGGTGGGCGGCCCTTATGTGGGCACGGCCCGGTGGATCGGCGTGCGGCTGGCCGATCTGCTGCGCGAAGCCGGTGTGAAGCCCCCGTCGAAGGGCGGGCGCGCGGACCAGATCGTGTCGCGTTCCGTGGACGGCATGACGATCGGGACGCCGGTCGAGGACGTCATGGACGGCCGGGACGCCCTGCTCGCGGTCGGCATGAACGGCGAACCGCTGCCGTTCGACCACGGTTTCCCCGTCCGGATGGTCGTCCCCGGGCTGTACGGCTACGTCTCGGCGTGCAAGTGGATCCAGGACATCGAGCTCACGACGTTCGACGCGTACGACGCCTACTGGGTCGAGCGCGACTGGTCCCGCGAGGCCCCGGTCAAGACCCAGTCACGGATCGACACTCCGCGCCCCTTCGCCGCCCCGCGCGCCGGGACCGTGCCGGTCGCCGGTGTCGCGTGGGCCCAGCACCGGGGCATCGCCCGGGTGGAGGTCCGGGTCGACGGCGGGGAGTGGCACACCGCCCGGCTGGCCGCCGAGGCGGGCCGTGACACCTGGCGCCAGTGGGTGTGGGAGTGGCCCGCCACGACCGGCCACCACACCCTCGAGGTCCGCGCGACGGACCGCACCGGCGCCACACAGACCGACGAGCGGGTCGGCACCGTCCCCGACGGTGCGACCGGCTGGCACTCGGTGGTGGTCGACGTGACCTGACCCCCGCCCCGCCACCGGACTACTTCTTTCCTTCCCTCTGTCGAACAACGATCCCTTCAGGAGAACACCATGAACAACCGTCACCTTCGCCGCATCGCCGTCACCGTCTCCGCCGCGGCCCTGCTGCCGCTCGCGCTGACCGCCTGCTCCGGCGACTCCGACACCTCCTCGTCCGACTCCGGTGCGGACAAGGCCGCGTCGAGCGCGCCGGCCAAGGAGACCGAGTCGGCAGCGGCGATGGACAAGCCGTTCGGCCCGGGCTGTGCGTCGGTCCCGAAGGACGGCGCGGGCTCCTTCGACGGCATGGCGCAGGACCCGGTCGCCACGGCCGCGTCGAACAACCCGGCGCTCTCCACGCTGGTCGCGGCGGTCAAGCAGGCCGGTCTTGTCGACACCCTGAACAGCGCCGAGAACATCACGGTGTTCGCGCCCACCAACGACGCCTTCGCGAAGATCCCGAAGGCCGACCTGGACAAGCTGCTCGCGAACAAGGCCGAGCTCACCAAGGTGCTCACCGCACACGTGGTCGGTCAGAAGCTGACGCCGCAGCAGCTGGAGAAGGGCTCGTTCGACACCCTGGCCAAGACCAAGCTGACGACGGCCGGTTCGGGCGAGGACTACACCGTGAACGACTCCTCCAAGGTCGTCTGCGGCAACGTCCCGACCGCCAACGCCACGGTCTACATCGTCGACACCGTCCTGATGCCCGCCGCCTGAGCCCTCGGCCCGTCGGTACGCTGACGGCATGACCCCGACGAGCCCCGAGGACCACGCCCTCCGACCCCACGGCCGGAGCGGCGCGGACCGCGGGGCTCGTGCCATGGGCGCGGTCGTCGGGTCCGCGGTGGGTGACGCGCTGGGCGCCCCCTTCGAGTTCGGGCTGCCCGGCGTCTACAGCGCCAGGTTCCCGGACGGTGCCGGCACGATGTGCGGGGGCGGCGGCTGGGATCCGGGCGAGGCGACGGACGACACGCAGATGGCCGTCCTCGTCGGGGAGTCGCTGCTGGAGCGGGGCGGCCTGGACCTCCCGGACATGTTCGGCCGGTTCCGCCGGTGGGCGGCGGGCGAGCCGAAGGACATCGGCCTGCAGACCGAGGACGTGCTCACGAGCGGCGACCCCTGGGACCTGGCCGCCGCACTCCACTTCCAGGTCAACGCCCGCGCGGCGGGCAACGGTTCACTGATGCGGGCCACCACGTCGGCGGTGTACTTCGCCCGGGCGGGGCGGGCCGGCACGATGGACGCCGCCCGCCGCATCGCGGCACTGACTCACGGCGACCGCGCCGCGTGGGAAGGCACCGCGGTCTTTCACGAACTGGTGCGTGTGGCCCTGGAGGGCGGCGATCCGCTCGCGGCCCTGGACGGCACCCTGGCCGAAGTAGACGCCGCCCATCGTGAGCGCTGGGCCTCCGCACTCACCCCGGACTGGCAGCCGGACGACGCCACCGAGTTCAACGGCGCGGTGTGGCCGTGCCTCGCCACCGCCGTGTGGGCGCTGCGCACCACGGACGGTTTCGAGGCCGCGCTGTCGGCGGCGGTGGACGTGGGCGGGGACACCGACACCGTGGCCGCGGTCACGGGCGGCCTGGCCGGCGCGGTGTACGGGATCGGCGCCGTGCCGGAACGCTGGACGCGCCCCCTCCACGTACCGCTGCCGGGATACGGGGCCGCGTGCTGCGGGCCGGGGACCTGGAGGAACTGGCCCGCCGGCTCGACGGAACCGCAGGATCCGACCACCAGAGAAACTACACATAAGGGACATATAAGAGCACACTGGTCTCAAGAGCTGATGACCGTACTTCTTCACCGCGGTCGCTCCAGCAAGTCCGAAGGAGACCATCCTCATGAGCAACCTCTCGCACACCGGAAGGGACGTTTCCGGGAACACCCGAGACGTCTCCGGACACACCGGGAAAGACATCTCCGGGCACCCCGACGCCGAGGAGATGCGGGCGCGCCACGACCGCGTGATCAGTGGCGGCGGGGGCCGTACGACGGCCATGGCGGACGCTCCGGTGTTCCTGCTGGGACTGTTCTGCGCCGTCTCGCCGTGGGTGCTGCACTTCACCGCGAGCCAGCCCTCCCTGGTGACGCACAACCTCGTCATCGGCATCGCGATAGCCGTGCTGGCACTCTGCTTCACGGCGATGCCCGAGCGGATGACCGGGATGAGCATGGCCATCGTCGCCCTGGGCGCGTGGCTCATCGTGTCGACCTGGGTCGTGGGCCAGAGCCCCGACATGGGCGTCATCCTCAACAACGTGATCATCGGCGGTCTGGCGATCGTGCTGGGCGCAGCCTGCGCGGGACTTTCGATGAAGAACAGGAAGACGAACAGGAACACGACCTGACGGGATAACGCGGAGAAGTGGCCACAGGCGCCCATCGGCCGCCTGTGGCCACTTCTCCGCTCACACCGCCGTCCCGGGCGCCGCGCTCACGAAGCCGCCCGGGAGAGGAGCCCCGGGAAAGAGACGCCGTCCGACTGGGCCGGTTCAGCCCACCGAGCTGTACGCCACCACGCCCCGCAGCACCGCGTCGACCGCCTTGTGGGCGTTCTTCGCGACCGAACTCCCGTCCCTGGGCGCGGCGGCGGCGATCTGGCCGAGCACGTCGATGACCTGCTTGCACCACCGCACGAAGTCCCCGGCCGGCATCTCGGCCTCGCGGAGCACCTCGTCCAGCGTCCGCCCGGAGGCCCACATGTAGACCGCCCAGGCGAAGCCGAGGTCGGGCTCCCGCTGGCCGACCCCTTCCGTCTGGCTGATCTTGAAGTCCTCCTCCAGGGCGTCGAGCCTGCCCCAGATGCGGACCATCTCGCCCATCGCGGCCTTCGCCGGCCCGGACGGCAGCTTCGGCGCGACGGCGTCGTCCGCCTGGCGCGCCTCGTAGACCAGCGCCGAGACGCAGGCGGCGAGCTCGGCGGGGTTGAGCCCCTCCCAGACGCCCTCCCGCAGGCACTCGCTGGCCAGCAGGTCGAGCTCGCCGTAGAGCCGCGCCAGCCGCCGCCCGTTGTCGGTGACCTCGCTGCCCCGCAGGTAGTCGAGCTCGGTCAGGAGCGCGACGATGCGGTCGAAGGTCCGGGCGATGGTGTTCGTCCGCCCCTCGATGCGGTGCTCCAGCTGCCGGGTGTCACGCTGCAGCCGGTGGTAGCGCTCCGCCCAGCGGGCGTGGTCCTCACGCTCGTCGCACCCGTGGCAGGGGTGGGCCCGCAGCTCCGTGCGGAGGCGGGCGATCTCCCCGTCGTCGGCCGCCGCGGACCGCTGCTTGCGGTGCCGTCCCGGGTCGATGTGCCCCGCCTTGCTCCGGAGGGCGGAGGCCAGGTCGCGGCGGGACTGGGGTGAGCGCGGGTTGAAGGACTTGGGCACCCGCATCCGCTCCAGCGCCTCGACCGGGACCGGGAAGTCGATGCCGGCCAGCCGCTTGACCTGCCGCTCCGCGGTGAGCACCAGGGGGCGCGGTCCGTCGTGGTACTCCAGCCCGCGGTGGCCGTTGGTCCGGCCGGCGGGCAGTCCCGGGTCGAGGACCAGGGCGAGCCCGGCGAACTTGCCGGTGGGCACGTGGATGACGTCACCGGGCTTCAGCTTCTCCAGGGAGGAGGCCGCGGCGGCGCGCCGCTGGGCCGCGCCCTGCTTGGCCAGGTCCGTCTCGCGGTCCTTGAGGTCGCGGCGCAGCCGCGCGTACTCCTCGAAGTCCCCGAGGTGACAGGTCATGCCCTCCTTGTAGCCCTCGAGTCCCTCCTCGTTGCGCTGGACCTGACGGGAGATCCCGACGACGGACCGGTCGGCCTGGAACTGCGCGAAGGAGGTCTCGAGCAGCTCGCGCGAGCGGTGCCGCCCGAACTGCTGCACCAGGTTCACGGCCATGTTGTACGAGGGCCGGAAGCTGGAACGCAGCGGATACGTACGGGTGCCGGCGAGCCCGGCGAGCGCCCCGGGGTCCATGCCCCGCTGCCACAGGACGACCGCGTGGCCCTCGACGTCGATCCCCCGGCGCCCGGCCCGCCCGGTGAGCTGTGTGTACTCGCCCGGCGTGATGTCGGCGTGCTGCTCGCCGTTCCACTTGACGAGCTTCTCGAGCACCACGGAGCGCGCCGGCATGTTGATGCCGAGCGCCAGCGTCTCGGTCGCGAAGACGGCCTTGACCAGGCCGCGGACGAACAGCTCCTCCACGACCTCCTTGAACGTCGGCAGCATCCCCGCGTGGTGCGCGGCGATGCCCCGCTCCAGCCCTTCGAGCCACTCGTAGTAGCCGAGGACGTGCAGGTCCTCGCCGGGGATGGACGCGGTCCGCTCCTCGACGATCTCCCGCACCAGCCGGCGCTTCTCCTCGTCGTTCAGCCGCAGTCCGGCCTGAAGGCACTGCTGCACGGCGGCCTGGCAGCCCGCCCGGCTGAAGATGAACGTGATCGCGGGCAGGAGCCCTTCGGCGTCGAGCCGGTCGATGACCTCGGGCCTGGACGGGGTCCAGATGCGGCTGCGCTGGCGGCGCTCGCGCTCACGGTCGGCCTCGCGCACCATCTTCCCGCGCCGGCGCTCGCGCGGGTTGTATCCGCGCTGGTTCTCCATCCGGGCGAGCCGGACGAGATCGGTGTTGACCTCGCGCCGGCCGGTGCCGCGACCGCCGTGGTCCGTCTCCTCCTCGAAGAGGTCGTACATCCGCCGCCCGGCCATGACGTGCTGCCAGAGCGGCACGGGGCGGTGCTCGGAGACGATCACCTCGGTGTCACCGCGCACCGTGTCCAGCCAGTCACCGAACTCCTCGGCGTTGGACACGGTCGCCGAGAGCGAGACGAGGGTCACGGACTCCGGCAGGTGGATGATCACTTCCTCCCACACGGCGCCCCGGAAGCGGTCGGAGAGGTAGTGCACCTCGTCCATGACCACGTAACCGAGGCCGGTGAGGGACTGGGAGCCCGCGTACAGCATGTTGCGCAGGACCTCGGTGGTCATGACGACCACCGGCGCGTCCGCGTTGACGCTGTTGTCACCGGTCAGCAGACCGACCTTGTCCGCGCCGTAGCGCCGGGCGAGATCGGTGAACTTCTGGTTGGACAGGGCCTTGATCGGCGTGGTGTAGAAGCACTTGCGGCCCTGCAGCAGGGCGAGGTGCACCGCGAACTCGCCGACGATCGTCTTGCCCGACCCGGTCGGGGCCGCGACCAGCACCCCCTTGCCGGCCTCCAGGGCCTGGCAGGCCTCGATCTGGAACGGGTCCAGCCCGAACTCGTACATCTCGCGGAAGGGCCCGAGAGCCGTGGCCGCCTCGGCCGCACGGACCCGGGACGCCTGGTATCGCTCAGCTGGTGAGAGGTCCTCTGTCATCTTGATACGAGCCTACCCGCCTCGTATGACAGTCAGCCCGATCTTTGTTTCACGGTGCCAGGACCCGCACCGCGGCAGGCACACAGGTGGCGGTGAGCGGCAGTGCGCCCAGCGGCTCACCGTCCGCGTACGCCGTGACACCGGCGGAGGCCAGCTCGATGGACGAGACCCGGTGCACCGTGACGACGGGGTGCCCGAGGTGCGTTCCCCTGTAGACCTTCGGGAACACCTTGAGCAGGGTGGTCCGGCTGCAGTCGCCGACGACGGTCACGTCGAAGAGCCCGTCGTCCATCACCGCGTCCGCGCAGATCCGCATGCCGCCGCCGTACGAGGTCCCGTTGCCCACCGCGATCAGGGTCGCCTCGATCTCGGTGACCGGACCGTCGTCCAGCCGGACGCGGTACGGGATCGGCCGGAAGGCGGCCAGCTCGGCGAGGATCGCCAGGTCGTACTTGAAGCGTCCGCCGACCCAGCGCATGCGGTTGCCACGGTCGTTGACCCGCGAGTCGAAGCCGGAGGCCAGCACGGAGCCGAACCACCGTTCCCCGACCCGGCCGAGGTCGATCGTGCGCGCCGTCCCGGCCTTGAGCGCCTCGGCGGCCAGCCGTCCGGCGGCGACCGGATCGCGGACCGGCAGCCCGAGGGCACGGGCGAAGTCGTTGCCGGTACCGACGGCCACGGCACCGAGCGGTGTCGACGTGCCCGCCACGGCCTGCAGGGCGAGGGACATCATGCCGTCCCCGCCCACGGCTATGAGCGCGCCGGTACCGCCCGCCACGGCCTCGCGGGCCCGCCGCAGGGCGTCGTCGGCGTCCTCGCCGAGCACGGTGCGTACGGAGAATCCGGCGTCCCGCAGAGCGGAAGCGGCCGGCTGCGCGGCACGCGCGCCCCGGCCGCTTCCCGCGGTGGGATTGACGAAGAGGGTGATCTCGCTGGTCACCCGCGGGACCTTACAAGGTCAGGTGATGTCGTCGTAACCGTTGAGCCGGTGGGACCGGCCGCCGCCGTCCGCGTCGCCGGAGGCCTGTTCGGGCAGGGCGGCCCGGGAGGACACCGGATCGATCGCGCCGACGGGCTCGGGGGTGAGGTCCAGCTCGGACGCCTCGTCGTCGTCGAGCCCGGCGTCGGGGTTGTTGCGGCGCCTGCGCTTGTCGTTGAGGAGCGAGAAACCGACGGCGAGGAAGTACAGCACCGCCAGCGGGCCCGCCAGCAGGAGCATCGACAGGGGGTCACCGCCCGGGGTGGCGATGGCTCCGAAGCCGGTGAGGCCGATGATCATCCCGCGCCACCAGGCAAGCATGCGCTTACCGCTGAGGACCCCGGTGATGTTCAGCAGGATGAGCAGCAACGGCAGCTCGAAGGCCAGGCCGAAGACGAGCACCATGCGGGTGATCAGGTCGAGGAAGTCGTCGAGCGGCAGCAGGTTCTTCACGTTGTCGGGCGTGAAGCCCAGCATGATCTCGGCGGTCTGCGGCAGGATCCAGTAGGCGATCCAGGCGCCCGCGACGAAGAGCGGCACGCCCGCCGCCGCGAAGGCGAAGGAGTAGCGCTTCTCCTGCTTGTGCAGGCCCGGGGCGACGAACGCCCACAGCTGGTAGAGCCACACCGGGGTGGCCACCAGCACGCCCGTCATCAGGGCGACCTTCAGAGCGATGGTGAACGGCGACAGCAGACCGTTGGTGGTCATCTCCGCGCACGGACGACCGTTGATCATGGTCACGGCGCCGTTCCTGCAGCCGACCGAGTCCAGGATCGGCTTCATCAGGAACTCGAAGATCTCCTTCTGGAAGAAGGCCGCCACGACCACGGCGACCAGGATCGCCAGGACCGACTTCAGCAGACGGTTGCGCAGCTCACGCAGGTGATCGAGGAGGGGCATGCGCCCCTCGTCGTCCTTCTCCTGCTTGCGGGCAGACTTGAGCAACCCACTTCCCTCGTCTCGTGCGGCAGCTTCCGGTGGTACGGATCAGCTGTCAGCTCTGGGTGGTGGGCTTGGCGTCGCTGACCGGGCGGGCGCTGGTGACGTCTCCCGGAGCGGCCTGGATCGTCTTGGCGGGGGTCGGCTGCGGGGGGGCGTCCGCGGCGGTCTCCGTGGTGGGCGCCGCGGGCTCCGCGCCGTCCTTCTTCATGGCCTTGGCCTCGCTCTTGAGGATGCGGGCCGACTTGCCGAGCGAACGCGCCATGTCGGGAAGCTTCTTGGCACCGAAGAGCAGCAGGATGACAGCGATGATCAGGATGATCTCGAGGGGCTTCAGATTGCCGAGCGGCATGTGCGACTTCCTTCTCACTGAGGCGACCGGAGGGTGGACTCACTACCCGTTCGACCGGACGTACGTCCGACCTGCACGCTGGCAGCGATCGTAACCCGCAGGGGTAAACGCGAGGCAATGCCCGTGCGTACTCCCGCTTGCGGCCCGCACCTCCCTAGCCTGGGCCGACTCCAGCAGCGTACCCCCCGAACCGGTGAATCCGGAGGCCGCGCCCTGCTAGCGCAGTGCCTCGCCGGTATCGGCGAGCGTGGTGGCCGCTCGTTCGAGATCCTCGGCCGCTCGGTTGATCCGCCGCGTGGTCGCGGCGACCTGTCCGGCGAGCCGCTGTGCCTCGACGAAGACCTTGACGGCCAGCACGCCGAGCACGGCGAGGCCGGCGAATCCCAGGGCGATGGCGAGCATGGGCCAGAACATGGACGGATCCTCGATCGTGTCTCGTCACCGCAGGGCGGTGTGCAGGCGCAGCGTCCGCACCCCGCCGCCGCTGAGGAGCTCCACTATGCGCTCCCCGGCGGGCTTGCGGACCGCGGTGCCGCACGCGGGGCAGGTGAAGGAGTAGAAGGTCGTACGGCGGCTGGCTCCTATCGCCAGCCGCAGCGCCCCCGCCCCCAGCTCGAACCGCTCACGGCAGTCCGGACAGGCGGCCCGGAAGCGCACGGTGTCGGGCACCGGGACCGGAGCCGGTCCGGTCTGCGTGCTCGATATCGCGGTCATGTGACCTCTGTCCCCTCGGTGCACGGTGGCCGCCCTTCAGAGTGCGCCGTCGTAGGCGGCCAGTGCCTCACGCGCCGCGGCCCTGGCACTCTCGGCGAGCTCCGGGGGCGAGGTGATGCGCCCTTCGCCGCCCAGCCGCAGGGCGAGCCTGCGCAGGGAGGCCGGGTCCGGGGTACGGAGCGTGATCCGCAGACCGCCGTCGGGCAGCTCCTCCGCGCTGTCGTGCGGGTAGTACTCGGCGACCCACCGGCCGCCGGGGCCGACCTCGATCACGACCTCCGGATCCTCGGCCGCGGGCTGCACCAGTCCCTCGGAGAGATCACGCAGCTCCAGCTCCGGCGGAGCGGACGGGGCGTCGAGGAGCCTGATCTCGGCGACCCGGTCCAGCCGGAACGTACGCCGCGCCTCGGTGAGCCGGCACCAGCCCTCCATATAGGTGTGGCCGACGGCGAACAGCCGGATCGGGTCCACCTCGCGCTCGGTCAGCTCGTCGCGGGCGGGCGAGTAGTAGCGCAGCCAGAGCCGGCGCCGTTCGGAGATCGCCCGGTCCACGTCGGCGAAGACGCCGCCCTCGGACTCGAAGGTGACCGAGAGCCGCGAGCTCGCGGCCCCCACCTCGCCGGCCGCCGTCTCCAGCTTCGCGGTCGCGCGCACCAGCGCCTGCCGGTCGCTCTCGCGCAGGCCGGGGAGCGTCGCGACGGCACGGGCCGCGACGAGCAGGGCGGTCGCCTCGTCGGCGGCGAGCCGCAGCGGCTCGGCGACGTCGTCCGGGTTGTGCCACCAGATCCGGTCACCGTCGGTGTCGATGTCCAGCAGGTCCCCGCCCCGGAAGCTGGTCCCGCACATGGGGAGCACGTCGAGGTCGGAGATCAGCTCGTCCTCGGTGATCCCGAAGGCCCGGGCCACGTCCTGGACGTGCGCGCCGGGGCGCTCACGCAGGTACGTGACGAGGGAGAGCATCCGCCGGGTCTGGTCGATCGCGTTCGTGGCCACGAGTAGCGGTCCCCTCAGTCCTTGGCCACGGCGCGCAGCCGGTCCATCACGTCGGCCCGCAGGTCGGCGGGCTCGCTCACGGTCACGTCGGGCCCGAACTCCACGAGCCAGGCGTCCAGGCCGTGTCCGTACGGGATCTCCAGCTCGTCCCAGCCGTCACCGAGGTCCCGTACCGATATCGCGCGGGAGCGCAGCGGGTAGCCGGACCCGGCGCGCAGCCTGATGCGGGCGGTCCTGGTGGCGGTCTCCCCCGCCCAGCTCTCGACGGTCTCGCGGACGGTGACGGCGTCGGGGACGGGGGCCGTGAAGGCCCCGGCGCGGGAGCGGACCCGGCCCGAGATCCGGGACAGCCGGAAGACCCGCTCGGCACCCCGGCCGCGGTCCCAGCCGGCCAGGTACCAGTGGCCACGCCAGCACTCGAGCGTCCAGGGCTCGACCTGACGCTGCTCCGGGCGGGCCGCGTTGCCCTTGCGGTAGTCGAAGGTGACCGGGCGGCGGTCACGGCAGGCGAGCATCAGGGGCTCGAAGGCGGCCTCGTGGACCGGGATACGGGGTTCGAGGGCGCTGTGCACCTCGTAGGCGTCCTCGGCCTCCGGCATGCCCGCGGCGCGCAGCTTCTGCAGGGCGCCGCTCGCGGCCCCGGCGAGCCGGGCCTGCTGCCAGACCTTGGCGGCGAGCCCGAGCGCCGCGGCCTCCTCGGCGTCCAGGGTGATGGGGGGCAGGCGGTTGCTGTCACGGCGCGCGAGGTACCCGGTGTCGCCGTCCAGGTTCTCCACGGTCTCGATGACCAGGCCGAGTTCGCGCAGATCGTCCTTGTCGCGCTCGAACATCCGGTTGAAGGACTCGTCGGAGCCCGCCTCCAGGTAGGCCTCGATGGACCCTCGGAGCTCACGCTTGCTGAGCGGGCGCCGGGTACCCAGCAGACACAGCGCCAGGTTCATCAGCCGTTCGGCCTTGGCAATCGCCATCGACGC contains:
- a CDS encoding fasciclin domain-containing protein, with product MNNRHLRRIAVTVSAAALLPLALTACSGDSDTSSSDSGADKAASSAPAKETESAAAMDKPFGPGCASVPKDGAGSFDGMAQDPVATAASNNPALSTLVAAVKQAGLVDTLNSAENITVFAPTNDAFAKIPKADLDKLLANKAELTKVLTAHVVGQKLTPQQLEKGSFDTLAKTKLTTAGSGEDYTVNDSSKVVCGNVPTANATVYIVDTVLMPAA
- a CDS encoding molybdopterin-dependent oxidoreductase, whose product is MIAGFTALCVAELVAAAVRPEAGPVTAVGGAVIDRTPPAVKDFAVRNFGTDDKLVLQLGILVLLALFAMAVGVLALRHRRTGAAAVLVFGVVGAVAATGRPEGRPVDALPSVVGALVAAGVLYLLTGRLAPVPVPSPAAGETGGGGVQGAFDRRGFVIAATTAAAASAGAGLVGRRLQASQLAGVSAARGDIVLPSPASGAPAIPGGADLGIRGLSSFTTPNKDFYRVDTALVVPRVDADRWRLRIHGTGVARPVTLGFQDLLGRELVERDITLTCVSNQVGGPYVGTARWIGVRLADLLREAGVKPPSKGGRADQIVSRSVDGMTIGTPVEDVMDGRDALLAVGMNGEPLPFDHGFPVRMVVPGLYGYVSACKWIQDIELTTFDAYDAYWVERDWSREAPVKTQSRIDTPRPFAAPRAGTVPVAGVAWAQHRGIARVEVRVDGGEWHTARLAAEAGRDTWRQWVWEWPATTGHHTLEVRATDRTGATQTDERVGTVPDGATGWHSVVVDVT
- the tatA gene encoding Sec-independent protein translocase subunit TatA; protein product: MPLGNLKPLEIILIIAVILLLFGAKKLPDMARSLGKSARILKSEAKAMKKDGAEPAAPTTETAADAPPQPTPAKTIQAAPGDVTSARPVSDAKPTTQS
- a CDS encoding helix-turn-helix transcriptional regulator produces the protein MATNAIDQTRRMLSLVTYLRERPGAHVQDVARAFGITEDELISDLDVLPMCGTSFRGGDLLDIDTDGDRIWWHNPDDVAEPLRLAADEATALLVAARAVATLPGLRESDRQALVRATAKLETAAGEVGAASSRLSVTFESEGGVFADVDRAISERRRLWLRYYSPARDELTEREVDPIRLFAVGHTYMEGWCRLTEARRTFRLDRVAEIRLLDAPSAPPELELRDLSEGLVQPAAEDPEVVIEVGPGGRWVAEYYPHDSAEELPDGGLRITLRTPDPASLRRLALRLGGEGRITSPPELAESARAAAREALAAYDGAL
- the tatC gene encoding twin-arginine translocase subunit TatC, giving the protein MLKSARKQEKDDEGRMPLLDHLRELRNRLLKSVLAILVAVVVAAFFQKEIFEFLMKPILDSVGCRNGAVTMINGRPCAEMTTNGLLSPFTIALKVALMTGVLVATPVWLYQLWAFVAPGLHKQEKRYSFAFAAAGVPLFVAGAWIAYWILPQTAEIMLGFTPDNVKNLLPLDDFLDLITRMVLVFGLAFELPLLLILLNITGVLSGKRMLAWWRGMIIGLTGFGAIATPGGDPLSMLLLAGPLAVLYFLAVGFSLLNDKRRRRNNPDAGLDDDEASELDLTPEPVGAIDPVSSRAALPEQASGDADGGGRSHRLNGYDDIT
- a CDS encoding DEAD/DEAH box helicase; amino-acid sequence: MTEDLSPAERYQASRVRAAEAATALGPFREMYEFGLDPFQIEACQALEAGKGVLVAAPTGSGKTIVGEFAVHLALLQGRKCFYTTPIKALSNQKFTDLARRYGADKVGLLTGDNSVNADAPVVVMTTEVLRNMLYAGSQSLTGLGYVVMDEVHYLSDRFRGAVWEEVIIHLPESVTLVSLSATVSNAEEFGDWLDTVRGDTEVIVSEHRPVPLWQHVMAGRRMYDLFEEETDHGGRGTGRREVNTDLVRLARMENQRGYNPRERRRGKMVREADRERERRQRSRIWTPSRPEVIDRLDAEGLLPAITFIFSRAGCQAAVQQCLQAGLRLNDEEKRRLVREIVEERTASIPGEDLHVLGYYEWLEGLERGIAAHHAGMLPTFKEVVEELFVRGLVKAVFATETLALGINMPARSVVLEKLVKWNGEQHADITPGEYTQLTGRAGRRGIDVEGHAVVLWQRGMDPGALAGLAGTRTYPLRSSFRPSYNMAVNLVQQFGRHRSRELLETSFAQFQADRSVVGISRQVQRNEEGLEGYKEGMTCHLGDFEEYARLRRDLKDRETDLAKQGAAQRRAAAASSLEKLKPGDVIHVPTGKFAGLALVLDPGLPAGRTNGHRGLEYHDGPRPLVLTAERQVKRLAGIDFPVPVEALERMRVPKSFNPRSPQSRRDLASALRSKAGHIDPGRHRKQRSAAADDGEIARLRTELRAHPCHGCDEREDHARWAERYHRLQRDTRQLEHRIEGRTNTIARTFDRIVALLTELDYLRGSEVTDNGRRLARLYGELDLLASECLREGVWEGLNPAELAACVSALVYEARQADDAVAPKLPSGPAKAAMGEMVRIWGRLDALEEDFKISQTEGVGQREPDLGFAWAVYMWASGRTLDEVLREAEMPAGDFVRWCKQVIDVLGQIAAAAPRDGSSVAKNAHKAVDAVLRGVVAYSSVG
- a CDS encoding SPW repeat protein, translated to MSNLSHTGRDVSGNTRDVSGHTGKDISGHPDAEEMRARHDRVISGGGGRTTAMADAPVFLLGLFCAVSPWVLHFTASQPSLVTHNLVIGIAIAVLALCFTAMPERMTGMSMAIVALGAWLIVSTWVVGQSPDMGVILNNVIIGGLAIVLGAACAGLSMKNRKTNRNTT
- a CDS encoding diacylglycerol kinase produces the protein MTSEITLFVNPTAGSGRGARAAQPAASALRDAGFSVRTVLGEDADDALRRAREAVAGGTGALIAVGGDGMMSLALQAVAGTSTPLGAVAVGTGNDFARALGLPVRDPVAAGRLAAEALKAGTARTIDLGRVGERWFGSVLASGFDSRVNDRGNRMRWVGGRFKYDLAILAELAAFRPIPYRVRLDDGPVTEIEATLIAVGNGTSYGGGMRICADAVMDDGLFDVTVVGDCSRTTLLKVFPKVYRGTHLGHPVVTVHRVSSIELASAGVTAYADGEPLGALPLTATCVPAAVRVLAP